In a single window of the Elaeis guineensis isolate ETL-2024a chromosome 6, EG11, whole genome shotgun sequence genome:
- the LOC105034816 gene encoding uncharacterized protein isoform X3, whose product MLANATPPTLLHCHGGGPPPPLLLRGGTRDSSRSLFFAPAASSSSSSCLSPGGRGGVPLFFRSLPCFPFESLPRLRATQHRPPPPCSSTSAEQSEERGYEGTATSTLYKYSVNIPFGNRHILVETGHIGRQASASVTVTDGETVKERINLSFYHHCT is encoded by the exons ATGCTAGCGAACGCCACGCCTCCTACCCTCCTCCATTGCCATGGCGGtggacctcctcctcctcttcttctgcgAGGTGGAACAAGAGACAGCAGCAGAAGCCTCTTCTTCGCCcccgccgcctcctcctcctcctcttcgtgTCTTTCGCCGGGTGGACGAGGCGGTGTGCCTCTCTTCTTCCGTTCCCTTCCTTGTTTCCCGTTTGAATCGCTGCCGAGGCTGAGGGCAACGCAGCACAGGCCTCCTCCTCCTTGCAGCAGCACCTCCGCAGAGCAGTCGGAAGAGAGGGGCTACGAGGGCACCGCCACTTCCACCCTGTACAAGTACTCCGTCAATATCCCCTTCGGCAACCGCCAT ATCTTGGTGGAGACAGGCCACATTGGGAGGCAAGCTAGCGCTTCTGTGACAGTAACCGATGGGGAAACC